The DNA region CCCGCCTACATCGCCGGCGACCTGGCCTACTACCTGGACAAGCGGGCCCGCGGCTTCGACCTGTGCATCTACATGCTCGGCGCCGACCACCACGGCTACATCGCCCGGCTCAAGGCCGCCGCGGCGGCCCTCGGTGACGACCCCGACACCGTCGAGGTGCTCATCGGCCAGATGGTCAACCTGGTCCGCGACGGCCAACCGGTCCGGATGAGCAAGCGCGCCGGCACCGTCATCACCCTCGACGACCTGGTCGAGGCCCTCGGCGTCGACGCCGCGCGCTACGCCCTGACCCGCTCCTCGGTGGACACCCCCATCGACATCGACCTGGAGCTGTGGTCCTCGGCGTCCAGCGAAAACCCGGTCTACTACGTGCAGTACGCCCACGCGCGGCTCTCGGCGTTGGCGCGCAATGCCGCCGAGTTGGGGCTCATCGCCGACACCGACCACCTCGAACTGCTCACCCACGACAAAGAGGGTGTGCTCATCCGCAACGTCGGCGAGTTCCCCCGGGTGCTGAAAACCGCTGCGTCCCTGCGGGAGCCGCACCGGGTGTGCCGTTACCTGGAGGACCTCGCCGGGGATTATCACCGGTTCTACGACACCTGCCGGGTGTTGCCGCAGGGCGACGAGGTACCGGGCGATCTGCATCGGGCGCGGCTGGCCCTGTGCCAGGCCACCCGCCAGGTGATCGCCAACGGACTGCAGATCCTCGGCGTGACCGCACCGGAGCGGATGTGAACGCGCACCCCGCCGGCCCCCGGCACGCCGAAGAGGTCCACCACGCCGGTGCGCCCCCCAAGCCGCAGAGCCCCCAGGAGGTGCTGCTGCTGGCTCCTAACGTCTGGCCGCGCAACCTGGTTCGCGGCGAGGGTGGCGAGGTGTCCATCGCCGGAGTGTCGGTGTCGGAACTCGCCCGCAAGTACGGCACCCCGCTGTTCATCATCGACGAGGACGATTTCCGCTCACGCTGCCGCGAGATCGCCGAGGCATTCGGTGGCGGCGCGCATGTGCACTATGCGTCGAAGGCCTTCCTGTGCAGCGAGATCGCGCGCTGGGTGGCCGAGGAGGGGCTCTCGTTGGATGTGTCGACCGGCGGTGAGCTGGCGGTGGCCCTGCACGCCGAATTCCCACCAAAGCGGATCGCGCTGCACGGCAACAACAAGTCGGTCGCCGAGTTGACCGCGGCCGTCGAGGCCGGCGTCGGGCACGTGGTGCTGGACTCGATGATCGAGATCGACCGCCTTGATGCCATCGCCGCTGCGGCCGGCGTGGTCCAGGACGTCTTCCTGCGGGTCACCGTCGGAGTCGAGGCCCACACCCACGAGTTCATCTCCACCGCGCACGAGGACCAGAAGTTCGGTTTATCGCTGGCCAGCGGCGCCGCCATGACCGGGGTGCGACGGGTGTTCGAGACCGAGAACCTGCGGTTGGTCGGGCTGCACAGCCACATCGGTTCGCAGATCTTCGACGTGGCCGGCTTCGAGGTCGCCGCCCGCCGCGTCCTCGGGCTGCTGCGCGACGTGGTCGCCGAATTCGGTCTGGACAAGACCGCGCAGATATCCACGGTGGACCTCGGTGGGGGACTGGGCATTTCGTACCTCCCGACCGATGATCCGCCGCCGATGCAGGAGCTTGCCGACAAGCTGCTGTCGATCGTCGCCGACG from Mycolicibacterium sp. MU0053 includes:
- the lysA gene encoding diaminopimelate decarboxylase, giving the protein MNAHPAGPRHAEEVHHAGAPPKPQSPQEVLLLAPNVWPRNLVRGEGGEVSIAGVSVSELARKYGTPLFIIDEDDFRSRCREIAEAFGGGAHVHYASKAFLCSEIARWVAEEGLSLDVSTGGELAVALHAEFPPKRIALHGNNKSVAELTAAVEAGVGHVVLDSMIEIDRLDAIAAAAGVVQDVFLRVTVGVEAHTHEFISTAHEDQKFGLSLASGAAMTGVRRVFETENLRLVGLHSHIGSQIFDVAGFEVAARRVLGLLRDVVAEFGLDKTAQISTVDLGGGLGISYLPTDDPPPMQELADKLLSIVADESAAVGLPAPKLVVEPGRAIAGPGTVTLYEVGTVKDVAISATSQRRYVSVDGGMSDNIRTSLYGAEYDARLVSRFSDGEPVLARIVGKHCESGDIVVRDTWVSDDVAPGDLMAVAATGAYCYSMSSRYNLLCRPAVVAVRDGAARLVLRRETIDDLLSLEVR